TCGGGTTGAGCCAGACCACGTCGACGCCGAGCGACTTCAGGTAGTCGAGGTGCCGGATGATGCCCCGGAGGTCGCCGACGCCGTCGCCGTTCGTGTCCTGGAACGAGCGCGGGTAGATCTGGTAGACGACGGCCTCCTTCCACCAGGCGCGCTGCGGCGCGGCGCCGCCCGCGAGCGCGCGGGGCAGGCCGTTGCCGCGGGTCACGCGCCGCGTCGGCGCGGCGGGGGCGGGGGCCGTCGTGCCCTGGGCGCGTGCGGCGGGGGCGACGGCCGCGAGCGGCGGGGCGGCGAGCAGGGCGGCGGCGAGCAGCGGGCGGGCGCGGGGCATCGGGGGGCGTGGTCCGTCGGCACGAGGGCGGGCGTCGGGCGGGCGCCCGCAGCTTGCCCGCCGCGCCACGTGCCGTCAAGCGCCCCGTCGAGCGGCGGGGCGCGGCCTACCCCACCCGCCCTACGCCACCCGCGCCCCGCGGAGCGGCGCGAGCTGCCCGCGTAGCTTGCCTAACGCCTTGCTGCGGATCTGCGAGACGCGGCTCTCGGTGAGCTCGAGCACGGTCGCGATCTCGTGCAGCTTGAGCTCCTCGAAGTAGTAGAGCGAGAGCACGACGCGCTCCTGCTCCTTGAGCTTGAGGATCGCCTCGCGGAGGATGGCGACCTCCTGCTCGTGGTTGATGCGGTCGTCGACGCCGCCCTTCTGCTCCTCGTGCGCGAGCACGTCGGCCGGGGCGGGGGCCGCGCCGTCGCGCTCGCCCGGCCCGCGCTCGAGCGGCACCTGGTGCGCGCTCTCGATGTCGCCCTTCCACTTCCAGAGCGTCGCGACGTCGATGCCGAGGTGTTCGGCGACTTCCTGGTCCTCGGGGGCGCGGCCGAGCACGCGCATGAGCGTCTCGCGGGCGGCGTGGATCTCGCGCGTCTTGCGGCGCACCGAGCGCGGCACGTGGTCCTGCCGCCGGAGGTCGTCGAGGATCGCGCCCCGGATGCGCGGCGCGGCGAAGGTGCTGAAGGCGAGCCCGCGGCCGTGGTCGAACGCCTCGATCGCGGCCATGAGTCCCATCGTCCCGGCGCTCACGAGTTCGTCGAAGTCGGCCTTCACGGCGAGCGTGCGCGACATCTGGCGCGCGACGTGGTGGACGAGGCCGAGGTGCTCGGTGATGAGGTGGTTGCGGGCGGCGATGTCGCCGGCGGCCATGCGGGCCCACCAGTTGGGCTCGTCGCCGGCGGCGGGGCTGAGTGGGGGCGGGCCGGCGGGGCGGACGCGGGATGGGAGTGCGGCGGAGGTCATCGCGCGGGGGCGGCGGCGAAAGCGAGGGGGCCGGAGAGGCCGGGGACGGCGGGACGGCGGGTCGCGGGCGCGGCCGGGCGCGGGGCGGCCGCACGCGCGGTCGTGGGCGCGTGACGTGACGGCGCGGCCGCCGCGTCGGTCACGGGCGCGGCGGCCGGCGCGCCCGCCCAACGCTCAGCGAGGGCGGCGAGGGCCGCCGCGGCGGGCGAGCCGGCCGCCGCGTCGTGCACGGACATGCCGGCGGCGAGCGCGACGGCGAGCGAAGGGTCTTCGGGGACGTGCGCCGCGAGGGCGAGCGGGCGGTCGAGGAAGCGGCGCACGCCGGCGGTGAGCAGCGCGAACGCGTCGCGCGCCTCCGCGGCGTCGCCGCCGACGACGACGACTTCGGTCGCGGTGGTGAGCCCGCGTTCGGCCGCGACCTTGATGAGCGCGTAGGCGGCCGCGAGCTGCGCGGCGTCGGTGCCGGTGACGACGAGGAGTCCCGGCGCGAGCCCGGCCGCGAGCGCGGCGGCCAGGGCGCCTAACACGGTGCCGAGCCGCGCGCCGGCGTCGACGAGGACGGCGGCGCCGGCCGCGGCCGGCGGGGCTTCGAGCAGCGGGAAGAGCGCGGAGACGTCCGCCGCGGCGGCGGTGAGGGTCGGGCTGACCGCGGCGGCCGCGTCGTGCGCGCCGACGAGCGGCAGCAGCGTGCCGGACCGGGTCGCGTCGACGAGCAGCACGTCGCGGCCGAGCGACGACGCGGCGACGGCGAGGATGGCGCTGGCGAGGGTGGTGCCGCAGCGGCTCGCCCCGCTGGCGGCGACGAGGACCGAGGGCAGCGGCTCGTCGCCCGTCCGAGTGCGCGCGGTGCCGCCCGGCGCATGTCTGCCCGGCGCGTGGCCGCCCGACGACGTGGCCGGGCGGGCGGTGCGGTGCGCGGGCACGGAGGAGCTGCTCACGACGGCGGGGGACGGGGAGGATGTCGCGCGCGGGCTACGGCGCCGGCGCGATGGCGGGGCGGGGCCACAGTGAGATCGGTCACAGGACGAACGAAGCCGGGGCTGGCAAAATCGCCCGCGCATCTGCTCCCGCAATCGCGTGCATGCTGCGGCGGGGCCATACGCCGGGCGCCACGCGGCGCGGTGCGGGCGTGTGCATGTCTTGACACGCGCGGACCGCGTCCCCACAATCGGCCCGTCTTCGCGGGCCCTGCGCCGCGACCGGCTTGTCGAGGCCGGCAGGCCGTGCGTGCCCTCCGCCGGCCCCGACCCACGCCCAGCTCGGGAGCGGCGCGCGCCGCCGACATCGCCCATGCGGTCTACGACGCCTGCCACGTTTTGTCCGTCCTGCGGATTTACCTCCGGGGCGGACGCACGCTTCTGCTCGAACTGCGCGACGCCGTTGGTCGTCCCCGGGGCCGACCCGCTGTTCACGCGGGTGCGCAACGCCCTCGCCCACGAGTTCGAGGTGTTGCGCGAGATCGGCCGCGGGGGGATGGCCGCCGTGTTCCTGGCGCGCGAGCTGACGCCGCGGCGGATGGTCGCGATCAAGGTCATGCTGCCCGAGCTGGCCTACTCCGACTCGATGCCGCAGCGGTTCCTGGCCGAGGCGCAGACGGCGGCGATGCTCGAGCACCCGAACATCGTGACGATCTTCCGCACCGGCGAGGCGGGCGGGGTACGGTACTTCGCGATGCGCTACATCGACGGCGCCTCGCTCGAGCAGTTGCTGCTCGTCGGCGGCCGGTTTCCGGTCCGGCTCGCCTGCTACGTGCTCGCGGAGATGGCGCGGGCGCTCGACTTCGCGCACGGGGAGGGCGTCGTGCACCGCGACGTGAAGCCCGGCAACGTGATGCTCGACCGGCGCTGGGGGCGGGCGATCGTGACCGACTTCGGGATCGCGAAGGTGGCCGACGGGGCCAACCTGACGCGGACCGGGCTCACGATCGGCACGCCGTCGTACATGAGTCCGGAGCTCTGCCGCGGCCTGCCGCCGACGAGCGCCTCGGACCAGTACGCGCTCGGCGTGGTCGCATATCAGCTCTTTACCGGCGCGCCGACCTTCGTCGGCACGCCACTCGATGTGCAGAACGCTCACGTGCGCGAGGCGCCGCGCCCGCTGCGGGACCTCTGTCCGGAGTGTCCGGAGTCGCTTGAGCGTGCGATCCAGCGCATGCTGGAGAAGCGGCCCGAGGACCGGTGGCCGCGCCTCGCCGACGCCATCCCGGCGCTGCTGGCCCACGTCGGCCCGGAGGCGGAGTGTCAGGAGGAGTTGCGCGCGCGGCTCTCGCGACTCGGGCACGCGTGGGAGGGGTCGCCGTACGACCGGCGCACGCACGAGCGGCGGTCGGGGCAGGACGAGGTGGTGGTCGACGCCCTGCCGGGCGCACCGGCCGTCGCGCCCGCGACCGCCGAGCCGTTACGGGCCGACCCGGTGCCGGCCGCCTCGGTGCCGGCCGCCTCGGTGCCGGCCGTCTCGCTGCCGGCCGACCCGCTGCCGGCCGACCCGCTGCCGGCCGACCCGCTGCGCGACGCGCGGCCCGTTCCGGTAGCGTCGGTCGACGTGTTGCCGCGCGTCGTCCACCTCGCGCCGGGGCAGACCGCCACGCTCCGCGCGCTCGCGCTGAGCGCGGAAGGCGTCGTGCTCGACGGGCGGGAGGTCGAGTGGTCGGTGAGTGACCCGGCGGTGGCCGTCGTCGATCGCCAGGGGTCGGTTCAGGCGACGGCGCCCGGGCGCGTGCTCGTCCGCGCGGCCTGCGGGCCGGCCAGCGCGACGGCCGAAGTCGCCGTCGCGCCGTCGGTCGCGGCGCCCCTGGTGGACGACGGTTCGGCGGCCGACGGGGTCGGGAGTGCGGCGCCGGGCGTTCGACCGGCGTCGGTCGCGCCGGCGCTCAACCTCACCTACGTCCAGGCGCCGCGTCCGGCGACCCCGGACGTCACGCACGGGGGGAACGGGATCGCGGCCGAGCCGCTCACTCCGCCCGCCGCCGCCCCGTCGTCCGCGCCAGTTCCTCCACCGCTTCCTCCACCGCTCCCGACGCCGTCCCTGGTGATGCCGGCGGCTCCCGAAGTCCCCGAGCTCGACGACGAGGGCGACCTCGGGTCGGGGCGGTGGCACGCGCCGGCGGACGTGTGGCGTGAGCCGGCGGTGCCGGCCGCGGCGTGGACGGAGACGGCGGGGCCGCGACGGGCCGGTCGCGCCGTCGCGCTCGGCGGCGCGGCGCTCGCGGTGATCGCGTTAGGCGCCGCGGTGGTCTACGGCAGACGTGGGGTGGACGGCGGCGACGTCAAGGCTCCGGGGGCCGCGCCCGTGGTCACCGCGCCCGTGCTCACCGCGCCGGTGGTCACCCCGCCGGCCGTGCCCGCGGGCGCCGCGCCGTCGACGCCGGCCGTGGACAGCGGCGTGCCGGCGGCGGTCGCGTCCACGCCCGGCGCGGACAGCGCGGCGGCCGCGGCCGCGCACCGCGACAGCGTGCGGCGCGCGGCCGCGCGCCGCCGAGCCGACCCGCTCGCCAAGGCGCGCGTGCTCATCGAGCGGCACACCGGGGTCCCAACCCTCCACGTCGGCGAGACGATGCCGCTGGTCGCCTGGCTCGTCGACAGCACGGGGAAGGTCGTCGGCTCGGGCACGGTCCACTGGACGTCGAGCGATCCGTCGGCGCTCGACGTCTCGGGCGGGGTCGCGCGCGCCAAACGGGCCCAGGCGGACGAGGTGGTCGTCACCGCGCGCATCGGGAGCAAGCGCGGCCAACTGCGAGTGCGGACGGTCGCGGCCGGCGAGGGCTGACGGGCGGCGGCGGGCGACGCGCGGTCAGCGCGTGACCTGCGCCGCGCAGGCCATGCCGCCGAGCCACCCGCGCTGGAGCACCGGCGCGCCGTTGGCGAAGGTGAACTCGACCGCGACGGGGCCCTGGCCGCCGGCGTTCCACTCGGCCCGCCAGGTGCCGCCGCCGCCCTCCCACTTGGTCGCCTGCGCGACGACGCGGAAGAGCGCCCACTCGCCGCCGGCGCGCGCGACGGCCTTCGTGCGCCCGAAGACCACGAGGTTCCGGTAGCCGACGTCGAGGCGCGCCTCGCGGCCGCTCGTCGACGGCCAGACGAACTGCGCGGGCGGGGCGTCCTTGCCGAAGTGCGCCACCTGTGCGCCCTGGACGAGCGTGGCGGCCTTGTCGCCCGCGCCGCGCGCGGTGAAGACGACGTTCGGCGTCGGCGCGTCGCCGTAGAGCGCGGTCGACACCTGGAGGGCGCGGTTGAGGAAGGCGAGGAAGGGGGCCGAGAGGGCGACGGGTGCGCCGGGGCGCGGTACGAAGCGGGCGCCCTGCTTTTCGCCCTGTTTCTCGACGAGGCCTTCGAGTCGTTCCTGCTCGAGCGCCCAGAGCGCGCCGGTGCCGGGGGCGAACATCGCGTTCACCTCGGCGAGCGACGC
The Gemmatimonadetes bacterium T265 genome window above contains:
- a CDS encoding RNA polymerase sigma factor — protein: MTSAALPSRVRPAGPPPLSPAAGDEPNWWARMAAGDIAARNHLITEHLGLVHHVARQMSRTLAVKADFDELVSAGTMGLMAAIEAFDHGRGLAFSTFAAPRIRGAILDDLRRQDHVPRSVRRKTREIHAARETLMRVLGRAPEDQEVAEHLGIDVATLWKWKGDIESAHQVPLERGPGERDGAAPAPADVLAHEEQKGGVDDRINHEQEVAILREAILKLKEQERVVLSLYYFEELKLHEIATVLELTESRVSQIRSKALGKLRGQLAPLRGARVA